A window from Kovacikia minuta CCNUW1 encodes these proteins:
- a CDS encoding HAD-IIIA family hydrolase, with protein sequence MLNQELEAIILVGGEGTRLRSVVCDRPKPMAEVAGKPFVEHLVIALKAQGIRRIIFSTGYLGEQVAAYFGTGDRWDVEITYSQEAVPLGTGGAVRLALAQVKGDRCLVLNGDSYCRLELASLLAFHRQRHASATLQLVLVEDCSRYGSVVMDSQGAVQSFREKQVGLGAGWVNAGVYLLERQAIEQIPPNQALSIETEFFPQQVGRGLYAFTGTGTLLDIGTPESYAQAESFLVEESKAEGRGQRAEGKEGMRDGGWGMKGRSKAEGRGQRAEGEEDRGTRGHGDAENQCTQHSLLTQNLELSTQNSLPTPHSPLPTPRFVLLDRDGTLIIERHYLSQPDQVELLPGVGAGLRHMRQLGLGLILVTNQSGIGRGFFDKTQLEEIHWRLRELLTAEGVELDGIYYCPHTPDDRCICRKPETGLIQQAAVELGFHPFNSFVIGDKPCDIELGQRVGATTLLVKTGYGAEVAAQGTVKPDAIVENLAEAAEVIQQRLLAEVE encoded by the coding sequence ATGCTCAATCAGGAACTCGAAGCGATCATTTTGGTGGGGGGGGAGGGGACGCGCTTGCGGAGTGTGGTCTGCGATCGCCCCAAACCGATGGCAGAGGTTGCGGGCAAGCCGTTTGTGGAACATCTGGTCATCGCGCTGAAAGCTCAGGGGATTCGACGGATTATTTTTAGCACGGGTTATCTGGGAGAGCAGGTGGCAGCCTATTTTGGCACGGGCGATCGCTGGGACGTAGAGATTACCTACTCCCAGGAAGCAGTGCCCCTGGGGACGGGGGGAGCAGTTCGGTTGGCGCTGGCTCAGGTAAAGGGCGATCGTTGTCTGGTGCTCAATGGCGACTCCTACTGTCGATTAGAGCTTGCTTCGCTACTTGCGTTTCATCGACAACGACACGCCAGCGCAACGCTACAGCTCGTCCTGGTGGAGGACTGTAGCCGCTACGGTTCCGTGGTGATGGATTCCCAGGGGGCCGTCCAGTCCTTTCGGGAAAAACAGGTTGGGCTGGGGGCAGGATGGGTCAATGCGGGGGTTTACCTCCTGGAAAGACAGGCGATCGAGCAAATTCCTCCCAACCAGGCGCTTTCGATTGAAACCGAATTTTTCCCCCAGCAAGTAGGCAGAGGTTTGTATGCCTTCACAGGTACTGGCACCTTACTGGATATTGGCACGCCAGAGTCCTATGCCCAGGCTGAATCTTTTTTGGTAGAGGAGAGCAAGGCAGAAGGCAGAGGGCAGAGGGCCGAAGGCAAAGAAGGGATGAGGGATGGGGGATGGGGGATGAAAGGGAGGAGCAAGGCAGAAGGCAGAGGGCAGAGGGCAGAAGGGGAGGAGGACAGGGGGACGCGGGGACACGGAGACGCGGAGAATCAATGCACTCAGCACTCACTTTTAACTCAAAACTTAGAACTTAGTACTCAAAACTCCCTCCCCACTCCCCACTCCCCACTCCCCACTCCCCGTTTCGTCCTCCTCGATCGCGACGGCACCCTGATCATTGAGCGGCACTATCTCTCGCAGCCGGATCAGGTGGAGTTGCTACCGGGTGTGGGTGCAGGCTTGCGCCATATGCGGCAGCTGGGTTTGGGGTTAATTCTAGTGACGAATCAGTCCGGGATTGGACGGGGTTTTTTTGACAAAACGCAGCTAGAGGAAATTCATTGGCGACTGCGAGAATTGCTAACAGCGGAGGGGGTTGAACTGGATGGGATTTACTACTGTCCCCATACACCGGACGATCGCTGTATTTGCCGCAAGCCAGAAACCGGACTGATTCAGCAAGCAGCGGTAGAATTAGGGTTTCATCCGTTCAATAGCTTTGTGATTGGGGATAAGCCATGTGATATTGAGTTAGGACAACGGGTGGGAGCAACAACCCTGTTGGTCAAAACGGGGTACGGGGCGGAAGTAGCCGCGCAGGGTACGGTTAAGCCTGACGCTATAGTGGAAAATCTGGCAGAGGCAGCAGAGGTGATCCAACAGAGACTTTTGGCAGAGGTTGAGTAG
- a CDS encoding ABC transporter ATP-binding protein has translation MEVIRLDQVSLLRRTQEEFSYDLKKTILSLLEGKYRKPARKLVLDKISLSVQSGERVGIIGANGSGKSTLLKLISGILQPTEGTLRVRGQISPLIELGAGFDADMTVMSNIALYGVLLGYPRDEMIARAPYILEFAELEDYASAPVKSLSSGMIARLGFAIATDVHPDILILDEVLAVGDESFKHKSKRRMEQLWDSNATVLLVSHNLEDIIKSCNRAIWLDRGKIRLMGTVDETTAAYLEAVQQGLDIGLKHG, from the coding sequence ATGGAAGTTATACGGCTGGATCAGGTTTCGTTGCTTCGACGAACCCAAGAGGAATTTTCCTACGATCTAAAGAAAACAATTTTGTCCCTGCTGGAGGGGAAGTACCGTAAGCCAGCCAGAAAGCTTGTGTTAGACAAGATCAGTTTATCGGTGCAGTCCGGAGAGCGGGTTGGCATCATTGGCGCAAACGGATCGGGGAAATCAACCCTGCTGAAGCTGATTTCTGGCATTCTGCAACCGACAGAGGGAACGCTGCGGGTCAGGGGGCAGATTTCGCCGCTGATTGAGTTGGGCGCAGGTTTTGATGCCGATATGACCGTGATGTCAAATATCGCCCTTTATGGGGTTCTTTTGGGTTACCCGCGAGATGAAATGATTGCCAGAGCACCCTATATTCTGGAGTTTGCTGAGTTGGAGGATTATGCTTCTGCTCCGGTGAAGTCTTTGTCTTCTGGGATGATTGCCCGATTAGGGTTTGCGATCGCCACGGATGTGCACCCGGATATTCTGATTTTGGATGAGGTGCTGGCGGTTGGAGACGAAAGCTTCAAGCACAAGAGTAAGCGCCGGATGGAGCAACTGTGGGATAGTAATGCCACCGTACTGCTGGTTTCCCACAACTTGGAGGACATTATCAAATCCTGCAACCGCGCCATCTGGTTAGACCGGGGTAAAATTCGCCTCATGGGTACCGTCGACGAAACTACGGCAGCCTATCTGGAGGCGGTTCAACAGGGGTTGGATATTGGGTTGAAGCATGGATGA
- a CDS encoding D-sedoheptulose-7-phosphate isomerase, producing MKQQTPLVASNLRSRVQTHLLESAEVKRQIVQQCTDSILLTAQILAETFRNGGKVLLCGNGGSAADCQHMAGELVNYLTKDFLRPGLAAIALTTDSSLFSAIANDCGLEHVFERQVQTLGRPGDALLGISTSGNSLNVIRAIEAAQALDMRTIGLTGGNGGKLADLAEVVIAVPSSNTQYIQEGHLAIEHILCELVEKQLFGEIQA from the coding sequence ATGAAACAACAAACGCCCTTAGTTGCCAGTAATTTGCGATCGCGGGTGCAAACCCATCTGCTAGAAAGTGCTGAGGTTAAACGGCAGATTGTCCAGCAATGTACCGATTCCATTCTGTTGACTGCCCAAATTCTGGCGGAAACGTTTCGGAATGGCGGCAAAGTGTTGTTGTGTGGCAATGGCGGTAGTGCTGCTGATTGCCAGCACATGGCAGGAGAATTGGTCAATTATTTAACCAAGGATTTTCTGCGTCCGGGGCTGGCAGCGATCGCCCTCACGACGGACAGTTCTCTCTTCAGTGCGATCGCCAACGACTGTGGACTGGAGCATGTGTTTGAACGTCAGGTGCAAACCCTGGGTAGACCGGGGGATGCCCTGCTTGGCATTAGCACCAGTGGGAACTCGCTCAACGTGATTCGGGCGATCGAGGCAGCTCAGGCGTTGGATATGCGAACGATCGGGCTGACCGGCGGGAATGGGGGCAAACTGGCAGACCTGGCGGAGGTCGTGATTGCAGTGCCCAGTTCTAACACCCAGTACATTCAAGAAGGTCATCTGGCGATCGAGCATATTTTGTGCGAGCTGGTAGAAAAACAATTGTTCGGTGAAATTCAGGCATGA